The proteins below come from a single Crossiella sp. CA-258035 genomic window:
- a CDS encoding TetR family transcriptional regulator — translation MGDDVPVAESTAPRRRGRRPAGEDTKGALLSAARAVFTEQGYDGATVRMIAARAQVDPAMVNHWFGGKESLFAAAVQLPVTPQQILETVLAGPVEGLGERIVRRFLSVWDETGGGPFVALMRSASSHDDAAGMLREFVTHALFGKIARAIEADQPDLRASLVGAQVAGLGMMRYVIKLEPLASADHDTLAAAVAPTLQRYLTGDLA, via the coding sequence ATGGGAGATGATGTGCCGGTGGCCGAGAGCACCGCACCCAGACGGCGTGGGCGCCGACCCGCCGGTGAGGACACCAAGGGCGCGCTGCTCAGCGCTGCCCGCGCGGTGTTCACCGAGCAGGGCTACGACGGCGCGACCGTGCGGATGATCGCGGCCAGGGCGCAGGTGGACCCGGCGATGGTCAACCACTGGTTCGGCGGCAAGGAGAGCCTGTTCGCCGCGGCCGTGCAGCTGCCGGTCACCCCGCAGCAGATCCTGGAGACGGTGCTGGCCGGACCGGTGGAGGGGCTGGGCGAGCGGATCGTGCGCCGGTTCCTCTCGGTGTGGGACGAGACCGGCGGCGGGCCGTTCGTGGCGCTGATGCGCAGCGCCTCCAGCCACGACGACGCCGCGGGGATGCTGCGCGAGTTCGTCACGCACGCGCTGTTCGGCAAGATCGCGCGGGCGATCGAGGCCGACCAGCCGGACCTGCGCGCTTCGCTGGTGGGCGCGCAGGTGGCCGGGCTGGGCATGATGCGGTACGTGATCAAGCTGGAGCCGCTGGCCTCGGCCGACCACGACACCCTGGCGGCCGCGGTCGCGCCCACCCTGCAGCGGTACCTGACCGGAGACCTGGCGTGA